The following are from one region of the Betta splendens chromosome 15, fBetSpl5.4, whole genome shotgun sequence genome:
- the si:dkey-192p21.6 gene encoding heparan-alpha-glucosaminide N-acetyltransferase isoform X1: MLPFAHSLCRCRYKSEPRKCLFPGGNMEPGKLIQARVTLLILLTGSYGIIHSVHAGPTLTTDHALLTFHNQLTEEVEVFYMSDYCYKCVFQRLASVRPNNGNTSVVIGTKFTLTVQVESQTSNATLCRWRQTYGEGGHYSVWIQMPDADSNVSCTHDVDKTPNNPYLPVLVAALLLATIALLFVMAPYVYRRPCTSKCVRIICCRAPQSSVDNDGARDFEAEDVAGKAKARLRSLDAFRGFALTVMVFVNGGGGGYWFFEHAPWNGLTVADVVMPWFVFIIGTSVVLAFTSMQKRGVGRLQLLRKITWRTVALMVIGFCFVNHGGRLLSWSWLRFPGVLQRLGFTYFALSLLQTFWGQKEIPLRSYHWWNPIQDVLLYWPQWLIIFLLETLWLCITFLMPVPGCPTGYLGPGGIGDNGLYPDCTGGAAGYIDRWMFGDNMYRFPTCRPMYLTTQPFDPEGILGTINSIVMGFLGMQAGKIIIYYKGINFHILCRFLAWAIILGISAAILSKCTRDEGFIPVNKNLWSLSFVLCMGCFSFLLLGVFYFVTDVKGWWGGQPFIYPGMNSIFVYVGHSLLGLYFPFSWEMRLQDSHWEWLFQNLWATALWVLIAYFLYRKKFFLKI, from the exons ATGCTGCCCTTTGCTCACTCTTTATGTCGCTGCCGTTATAAATCTGAGCCGCGCAAGTGTCTGTTTCCAGGTGGCAACATGGAGCCTGGGAAATTAATCCAGGCCCGCGTAACTCTGTTGATCCTTCTAACAGGCAGCTACGGAATCATTCATTCAG TCCATGCAGGGCCCACGCTGACGACTGACCATGCGCTGTTAACCTTCCACAATCAGCTGACAGAAGAAGTGGAGGTCTTTTATATGTCAGATTACTGCTACAAG TGTGTGTTCCAGCGTTTGGCCTCTGTCAGGCCCAACAACGGCAACACGTCCGTTGTCATCGGCACCAAATTCACTCTGACCGTGCAGGTGGAATCACAAACCAGCAACGCGACCCTCTGCAG GTGGAGACAAACCTATGGAGAAGGTGGCCATTACTCTGTTTGGATCCAGATGCCGGACGCAGACAGTAACGTCAGCTGCACCCATGATGTGGATAAGACACCAAACAACCCATACCTGC ctgttctggtggcggcgctgctgctggccaCGATCGCGCTCCTGTTTGTCATGGCGCCGTACGTCTACAG GAGGCCGTGCACTTCAAAGTGTGTTAGGATCATATGCTGCCGAGCCCCACAGAGCTCAGTGGATAAT GATGGAGCACGTGACTTCGAGGCCGAGGACGTCGCTGGTAAAGCTAAAGCGCGTCTGCGCTCGCTGGACGCTTTCAGAGG gttcgCCCTGACAGTGATGGTGTTCGTGAACGGCGGTGGAGGAGGCTACTGGTTCTTTGAGCACGCACCGTGGAACG GTCTGACTGTGGCAGACGTCGTCATGCCGTG GTTTGTGTTCATCATCGGGACGTCCGTGGTCCTGGCTTTCACATCGATGCAGAAGAGAGGAGTCGgccgcctgcagctgctgaggaaaaTCACCTGGCGCACAGTGGCGCTCATGGTGATCGGCTTCTGCTTCGTCAACCACGGCGGCAGACTAC TGTCGTGGTCCTGGCTGCGCTTCCCTGGAGTCCTGCAGCGTCTGGGCTTCACCTActttgctctgtctcttctgcagaCTTTCTGGGGCCAGAAAGAGATCCCACTGAGATCG TATCACTGGTGGAACCCCATCCAGGATGTGCTCCTTTACTGGCCACAGTGgctcatcatcttcctgctggaGACCCTGTGGCTGTGCATCACCTTCCTCATGCCCGTGCCCGGCTGCCCCAC AGGGTATTTGGGACCTGGTGGTATCGGTGATAATGGACTTTACCCAGACTGCACTGGGGGCGCAGCAGGGTACATTGATAGATGGATGTTTGGCGACAACATGTACAGATTCCCCACCTGCAGA CCAATGTATCTCACCACACAGCCCTTTGACCCTGAGGGGATTCTAGGCACGATCAACTCCATAGTAATGGGATTTCTGGGCATGCAG GCTGGCAAGATCATCATTTACTACAAGGGGATAAACTTCCACATCCTCTGCAGGTTCCTTGCGTGGGCCATCATCCTG GGAATCTCTGCAGCCATCCTTTCTAAGTGCACGCGAGACGAGGGATTTATACCTGTCAATAAAAACCTTTG GTCTTTGTCCTTTGTGCTGTGTATGGGCTgcttttccttcctgctgctcggcGTCTTCTACTTCGTCACGGACGTCAAAGGCTGGTGGGGTGGACAGCCCTTCATCTATCCAG ggaTGAACTCCATCTTCGTGTACGTCGGCCACTCCCTCCTGGGTTTGTACTTCCCCTTCAGCTGGGAGATGCGCCTCCAGGACAGTCACTGGGAGTGGCTCTTCCAGAACCTGTGGGCGACCGCGCTGTGGGTGCTCATCGCCTACTTCCTCTACAGGAAGAAGTTCTTCCTCAAAATATAG
- the pcbd1 gene encoding pterin-4-alpha-carbinolamine dehydratase: MAAKIQSLTDEERAHLLPLLRNAQWVEVVERDAIYKEFIFKDFNQAFGFMSRVALQAEKMDHHPEWFNVYNKVQITLSTHDCGGLSQRDVTLATFIDQASLM, encoded by the exons ATG GCGGCCAAGATCCAGAGTCTGACGGACGAAGAGCGGGCccacctgctccctctgctgcgcAACGCCcagtgggtggaggtggtggagcgcGACGCCATCTACAAAGAGTTCATCTTTAAAGATTTCAACCAG GCTTTTGGATTCATGTCCAGAGTGGCTTTACAAGCTGAGAAGATGGACCATCACCCTGAGTGGTTCAACGTCTATAATAAG GTCCAGATCACGCTCAGCACACATGACTGTGGAGGCCTCTCCCAGCGCGACGTCACACTGGCCACTTTCATCGACCAAGCTTCTCTGATGTGA
- the sgpl1 gene encoding sphingosine-1-phosphate lyase 1 has protein sequence MDYWSALEVYKEMVLLYLEEGRRQINSHCAHLEPWQIIAATVLTTLGTIWVKGFLFQPESLTSRMKKQFFRLIRKIPFVGTKIQSQLNKALDDMSASLCTLKDGMSYTKRLPPKGLSHNQVLEKIKEYKTLNDVKWEKGCVSGAVYWGDETLTKLLVKVYGDFAWSNPLHPDIFPGVRKMEAEVVRMACTLFHGGPNSCGTVTSGGTESILMACKAYRDLAYERGIKHPEIIAPVSVHAAFDKAAHYFGMKLVHVPLDKKTMKVDVKAMKRAIGGNTAMLVCSMPQFPHGIMDPVEEVAKLAVRYNIPLHVDACLGGFLVVFMDKAGFPLAPFDFRVKGVTSISADTHKYGYAPKGSSVILYSDKKYRHYQYFVAPDWQGGIYASPSIAGSRPGGIIAACWATMVYMGESGYVDATRKIISTARKIKTEIRKIKGVFVFGDPEVSVVAIGSNDFDIFRLSNALSSKGWNLNTLQYPSSIHICCTVLHTQPGVAEQFIRDVKEQVGIIMKNPKEKTTGMGAIYGMAQAIPDRSMVTEVSQGFLDCLYNTEVKTNINHMNGNGKAH, from the exons AGTGCCTTGGAGGTGTACAAGGAGATGGTGCTGCTGTACCTGGAGGAGGGCAGGCGGCAGATCAACTCGCACTGTGCTCACCTGGAGCCGTGGCAGATCATCGCAGCAACAGTCCTCACCACGCTGGGAACCATCTGGGTCAAAGGCTTCCTGTTCCAGCCAGAAA GCCTCACGTCCCGAATGAAGAAGCAGTTCTTTCGACTCATCAGAAAAATACCCTTTGTTGGCACAAAA ATCCAGAGTCAGCTGAACAAGGCTTTGGATGACATGTCTGCTAGTCTGTGCACTCTGAAGGACGGTATGAGCTACACTAAGCGTCTGCCCCCTAAAGGCCTTTCTCACAACCAGGTGCTAGAGAAAATCAAAGAGTACAAGACACTGA ATGATGTGAAGTGGGAGAAAGGCTGTGTGTCCGGCGCCGTGTACTGGGGCGATGAAACGCTGACAAAGCTCCTAGTGAAG GTGTATGGAGATTTCGCCTGGAGCAACCCCCTTCACCCAGACATTTTCCCTGGCGTGAGGAAGATGGAGGCCGAGGTCGTACGAATGGCCTGCACGCTCTTCCACGGGGGACCCAACTCCTGTGGCACA GTTACCTCGGGTGGAACCGAGAGCATCCTCATGGCCTGTAAAGCGTACAGAGACCTGGCATATGAACGGGGCATTAAACACCCTGAAAT CATTGCACCGGTGAGCGTCCATGCCGCTTTCGACAAAGCAGCCCATTACTTTGGAATGAAACTGGTTCACGTTCCTCTGGACAAGAAAACTATGAAAGTGGATGTGAAG GCCATGAAGAGAGCCATCGGAGGGAACACAGCCATGCTCGTGTGCTCCATGCCTCAGTTTCCTCATGGAATCATGGATCCCGTGGAGGAAGTGGCCAAG ctgGCCGTGCGCTACAACATCCCGCTGCACGTGGACGCCTGTCTGGGAGGCTTCCTGGTGGTTTTCATGGACAAGGCTGGTTTCCCATTAGCACCATTCGACTTCAGGGTAAAAGGTGTTACCAGCATCTCTGCAGACACCCATAAG TACGGATACGCGCCCAAAGGCTCTTCAGTGATCCTGTACAGTGATAAGAAGTATCGTCACTACCAGTACTTCGTAGCTCCAGACTGGCAGGGTGGAATCTACGCCTCACCCTCTATAGCCGGCTCCAGGCCCGGAGGAATCATCGCCGCCTGCTGGGCAACCATGGTCTACATGGGAGAGAGCGGCTACGTGGATGCCACCAGGAAGATCATCAGCACTGCGCGCAAAATCAAAACAGA AATCCGCAAGATAAAgggggtgtttgtgtttggagatCCGGAGGTGTCAGTGGTGGCGATAGGCTCAAATGATTTTGATATCTTCCGTCTGTCGAATGCGCTGTCGTCAAAAGGCTGGAATCTGAACACGCTGCAGTATCCATCCAG CATCCACATCTGTTGCACAGTGCTGCACACCCAGCCAGGTGTGGCCGAACAGTTTATTCGCGATGTCAAGGAGCAGGTTGGCATCATCATGAAAAACCCCAAAGAGAAGACCACAGGCATG GGTGCTATTTATGGCATGGCCCAGGCCATCCCAGACAGATCCATGGTGACGGAGGTCTCCCAAGGCTTCCTCGACTGCCTCTACAACACCGAGGTGAAGACAAACATCAACCACATGAATGGTAACGGCAAAGCCCACTAA
- the si:dkey-192p21.6 gene encoding heparan-alpha-glucosaminide N-acetyltransferase isoform X2 yields MGNTHICGNMEPGKLIQARVTLLILLTGSYGIIHSVHAGPTLTTDHALLTFHNQLTEEVEVFYMSDYCYKCVFQRLASVRPNNGNTSVVIGTKFTLTVQVESQTSNATLCRWRQTYGEGGHYSVWIQMPDADSNVSCTHDVDKTPNNPYLPVLVAALLLATIALLFVMAPYVYRRPCTSKCVRIICCRAPQSSVDNDGARDFEAEDVAGKAKARLRSLDAFRGFALTVMVFVNGGGGGYWFFEHAPWNGLTVADVVMPWFVFIIGTSVVLAFTSMQKRGVGRLQLLRKITWRTVALMVIGFCFVNHGGRLLSWSWLRFPGVLQRLGFTYFALSLLQTFWGQKEIPLRSYHWWNPIQDVLLYWPQWLIIFLLETLWLCITFLMPVPGCPTGYLGPGGIGDNGLYPDCTGGAAGYIDRWMFGDNMYRFPTCRPMYLTTQPFDPEGILGTINSIVMGFLGMQAGKIIIYYKGINFHILCRFLAWAIILGISAAILSKCTRDEGFIPVNKNLWSLSFVLCMGCFSFLLLGVFYFVTDVKGWWGGQPFIYPGMNSIFVYVGHSLLGLYFPFSWEMRLQDSHWEWLFQNLWATALWVLIAYFLYRKKFFLKI; encoded by the exons atgggaaacacacacatct GTGGCAACATGGAGCCTGGGAAATTAATCCAGGCCCGCGTAACTCTGTTGATCCTTCTAACAGGCAGCTACGGAATCATTCATTCAG TCCATGCAGGGCCCACGCTGACGACTGACCATGCGCTGTTAACCTTCCACAATCAGCTGACAGAAGAAGTGGAGGTCTTTTATATGTCAGATTACTGCTACAAG TGTGTGTTCCAGCGTTTGGCCTCTGTCAGGCCCAACAACGGCAACACGTCCGTTGTCATCGGCACCAAATTCACTCTGACCGTGCAGGTGGAATCACAAACCAGCAACGCGACCCTCTGCAG GTGGAGACAAACCTATGGAGAAGGTGGCCATTACTCTGTTTGGATCCAGATGCCGGACGCAGACAGTAACGTCAGCTGCACCCATGATGTGGATAAGACACCAAACAACCCATACCTGC ctgttctggtggcggcgctgctgctggccaCGATCGCGCTCCTGTTTGTCATGGCGCCGTACGTCTACAG GAGGCCGTGCACTTCAAAGTGTGTTAGGATCATATGCTGCCGAGCCCCACAGAGCTCAGTGGATAAT GATGGAGCACGTGACTTCGAGGCCGAGGACGTCGCTGGTAAAGCTAAAGCGCGTCTGCGCTCGCTGGACGCTTTCAGAGG gttcgCCCTGACAGTGATGGTGTTCGTGAACGGCGGTGGAGGAGGCTACTGGTTCTTTGAGCACGCACCGTGGAACG GTCTGACTGTGGCAGACGTCGTCATGCCGTG GTTTGTGTTCATCATCGGGACGTCCGTGGTCCTGGCTTTCACATCGATGCAGAAGAGAGGAGTCGgccgcctgcagctgctgaggaaaaTCACCTGGCGCACAGTGGCGCTCATGGTGATCGGCTTCTGCTTCGTCAACCACGGCGGCAGACTAC TGTCGTGGTCCTGGCTGCGCTTCCCTGGAGTCCTGCAGCGTCTGGGCTTCACCTActttgctctgtctcttctgcagaCTTTCTGGGGCCAGAAAGAGATCCCACTGAGATCG TATCACTGGTGGAACCCCATCCAGGATGTGCTCCTTTACTGGCCACAGTGgctcatcatcttcctgctggaGACCCTGTGGCTGTGCATCACCTTCCTCATGCCCGTGCCCGGCTGCCCCAC AGGGTATTTGGGACCTGGTGGTATCGGTGATAATGGACTTTACCCAGACTGCACTGGGGGCGCAGCAGGGTACATTGATAGATGGATGTTTGGCGACAACATGTACAGATTCCCCACCTGCAGA CCAATGTATCTCACCACACAGCCCTTTGACCCTGAGGGGATTCTAGGCACGATCAACTCCATAGTAATGGGATTTCTGGGCATGCAG GCTGGCAAGATCATCATTTACTACAAGGGGATAAACTTCCACATCCTCTGCAGGTTCCTTGCGTGGGCCATCATCCTG GGAATCTCTGCAGCCATCCTTTCTAAGTGCACGCGAGACGAGGGATTTATACCTGTCAATAAAAACCTTTG GTCTTTGTCCTTTGTGCTGTGTATGGGCTgcttttccttcctgctgctcggcGTCTTCTACTTCGTCACGGACGTCAAAGGCTGGTGGGGTGGACAGCCCTTCATCTATCCAG ggaTGAACTCCATCTTCGTGTACGTCGGCCACTCCCTCCTGGGTTTGTACTTCCCCTTCAGCTGGGAGATGCGCCTCCAGGACAGTCACTGGGAGTGGCTCTTCCAGAACCTGTGGGCGACCGCGCTGTGGGTGCTCATCGCCTACTTCCTCTACAGGAAGAAGTTCTTCCTCAAAATATAG